One region of Lactobacillus johnsonii genomic DNA includes:
- a CDS encoding ABC transporter ATP-binding protein, which yields MTEPIIEFKDFSFKYNSQAEPTLKNINLKINKGEKILLAGPSGSGKSTIGRCLNGLIPNIDQGEVEGKCLVNGKDITSTSLFDFSFTTSTILQDADSQFIGLTVGEDIAFALENDCQPKNKMHQTVNQWADELKIKELLTQSPQSLSGGQKQIVALAGVLVDESPILLFDEPLANLDPASGLKTMEIIDKIQKELNSTVIIIEHRVEEVLSQPIDRIVLVNDGTIVADQPTNQLLHSNTLEKIGVREPLYLKALTAANINLSSIKELAKISTLPVSEQISDKLATWTKQTKITKKESDNLPLLKLDHVGHQYSKNQPYPLKDVSTTINQGDFISIVGQNGAGKTTLCRTICGFISNEGKITLKGQNLSDLSIKERAKKIGYVMQDPNQMISQKMIFDEIALGLRLRNVDEETIKQKVDQTLKIFGLYPFRHWPISALSFGQKKRVTIAAILVLEPEIIILDEPTAGQDWKTYTEIMGFLKHLNTMGKTIIIITHDMHLMLEYTSRSLAFAKGKLIADTTPIELLTNQDLIKEASLKRTSFYDLAKHYNLPDPNKFVQAYINFEQQNWKDEDYE from the coding sequence ATGACAGAGCCTATTATTGAATTTAAAGATTTTTCATTTAAATATAATAGCCAAGCAGAACCTACTCTTAAAAATATTAATTTGAAGATTAATAAAGGAGAAAAAATTCTTTTGGCTGGACCTTCAGGCAGCGGCAAATCCACAATTGGTCGCTGCCTTAATGGTCTTATTCCAAATATCGATCAAGGTGAAGTTGAAGGAAAATGTTTAGTGAATGGAAAAGATATTACTAGCACAAGTCTTTTTGATTTTTCATTCACTACTTCAACTATCTTACAAGATGCTGATAGTCAATTCATTGGCTTAACAGTTGGTGAAGATATCGCTTTTGCTTTAGAAAATGACTGTCAACCTAAGAATAAAATGCATCAAACTGTAAACCAGTGGGCGGATGAATTAAAAATCAAAGAATTACTTACTCAATCTCCACAAAGTCTTTCTGGAGGCCAAAAGCAAATTGTTGCCTTAGCTGGAGTTTTAGTTGACGAGTCACCTATTTTATTATTCGATGAGCCACTTGCTAATCTAGATCCCGCTTCTGGACTTAAAACGATGGAAATTATCGATAAAATCCAAAAGGAACTTAACTCAACAGTTATAATTATTGAACATCGAGTAGAAGAAGTTCTCAGTCAACCAATTGACAGAATAGTATTAGTAAATGATGGTACCATTGTTGCCGACCAGCCTACTAATCAGTTGCTCCACTCAAATACCTTAGAAAAAATTGGTGTTAGAGAGCCACTATACCTAAAGGCCCTTACAGCTGCTAATATAAATCTAAGTTCTATTAAAGAATTAGCCAAAATATCAACCCTACCTGTTTCTGAACAAATTAGCGATAAATTAGCCACTTGGACTAAACAAACTAAAATCACCAAAAAAGAATCAGATAATTTACCATTATTAAAATTAGATCACGTTGGCCATCAATACAGTAAAAATCAGCCCTATCCCTTAAAGGACGTTTCTACTACTATTAATCAAGGCGATTTTATTTCAATAGTTGGACAAAATGGTGCAGGTAAAACTACCCTTTGCCGAACTATTTGTGGTTTTATCTCTAACGAAGGAAAAATCACTCTTAAGGGCCAAAATTTAAGTGACTTATCGATTAAAGAGAGGGCCAAAAAGATTGGTTATGTAATGCAAGATCCTAACCAAATGATTTCTCAAAAAATGATCTTTGATGAAATTGCTCTAGGTTTACGTTTACGCAATGTTGATGAAGAAACAATTAAGCAAAAAGTTGACCAAACGTTGAAAATTTTTGGACTTTATCCCTTTAGACATTGGCCAATTTCCGCATTAAGTTTTGGGCAGAAAAAGCGTGTTACAATTGCTGCAATTTTGGTCTTAGAACCAGAGATTATTATTTTAGACGAGCCAACTGCCGGTCAAGACTGGAAGACCTATACGGAAATTATGGGCTTTTTAAAGCATCTAAACACTATGGGTAAAACAATCATTATTATCACCCATGATATGCACTTAATGCTTGAGTATACTAGTCGATCTTTGGCATTTGCTAAGGGAAAATTAATTGCAGATACTACCCCAATTGAATTATTAACCAATCAAGATTTAATTAAAGAAGCCTCATTAAAACGAACTAGTTTTTATGACTTAGCAAAACATTATAACTTACCTGATCCAAATAAATTTGTGCAGGCTTATATTAATTTTGAACAACAAAACTGGAAGGATGAAGATTATGAATGA
- a CDS encoding SP_1767 family glycosyltransferase, giving the protein MKTIALSVDYGWIDKVETTLKSIYAHNQDIKTYIINPDIPHEWFMNINQYLKRLNSEVIDLKIDLSRFKDMPNPENRISKMVYGKFLIPELIKEDKVLYLDSDVIVDQNLDQLFETNIENRPLYTVVDYFNPDQFNSGVLLINNRFWHNNNIGNQLLDLGKRYNLNNTQVMMNEGFAQNYGKLNPKYNYQIGYERKSYWNDKDSFYAFFDHIKEPAIIHFTERDKPFNITDTTELREKWWEYHNLEWSKIVFRNFELNDNYYDKTFDGEAYTFTNVAEIQNLEELVKKLPNIHFSIAAFTPVAFLLSHLSQYDNVTIYPSVTAKKQIELINMCTVYLDINYGDKNKMVLDRIVHRQVPILSFSSSQSKKLDYEHYQVFEDDQINEMANRIQKVGKSITQQFVPQLFNIHVRGMDESLDRLINEKKSIIRFGDGELSLINGKGITYQAYNKDLSRKLKQILFAGGNNKCDVTLPDVFESLEDYGQYTKDFYETNFFFNNQHLLKEIEKTENIYSNTFISRPYIDRIDKSKSAHWFDKLKQIWKDKDILIVEGNFTRSGLGNDLFANTKSIKRIIAPSKNAYQKIRKIEQMIRENAEERLILLMLGPTAKVIVDDLQDLNNQLIDLGHIDSEYEWFKMGATHKVKLENKHTAEFNFDENIEAVHDQTYENEIIGKIE; this is encoded by the coding sequence ATGAAGACAATTGCTTTAAGTGTAGACTATGGCTGGATTGATAAAGTAGAGACAACTTTAAAGTCAATCTATGCGCATAATCAAGATATCAAAACCTATATTATTAATCCCGATATTCCGCATGAGTGGTTTATGAATATTAATCAATATTTAAAAAGGCTAAACTCAGAAGTTATCGATTTAAAAATTGATCTTAGTCGTTTTAAAGATATGCCAAATCCTGAAAATCGAATTTCTAAGATGGTATATGGCAAATTTTTGATTCCAGAATTAATTAAAGAAGATAAAGTTCTTTATTTAGATAGTGATGTAATTGTGGACCAAAATTTAGATCAGCTTTTTGAAACTAATATTGAAAATAGGCCTTTGTATACTGTAGTGGACTACTTTAATCCTGATCAATTTAATTCAGGGGTCTTATTAATCAATAATAGATTTTGGCATAACAACAATATTGGAAATCAATTATTGGATTTAGGAAAGAGATATAATCTAAATAATACTCAGGTTATGATGAATGAAGGATTTGCGCAGAATTATGGAAAGCTAAATCCAAAATATAATTATCAAATTGGCTATGAGAGAAAAAGTTATTGGAATGATAAAGACAGTTTCTATGCATTCTTTGATCATATAAAAGAACCTGCTATTATTCATTTTACTGAGCGAGATAAGCCATTTAACATTACTGATACAACTGAACTAAGAGAGAAATGGTGGGAATATCACAATTTAGAGTGGTCAAAAATTGTTTTCAGAAACTTTGAATTAAATGACAATTATTATGATAAGACCTTTGACGGAGAGGCCTATACATTTACGAATGTTGCTGAAATTCAAAATTTAGAAGAGCTAGTAAAAAAATTACCTAATATTCACTTTAGTATTGCAGCATTTACTCCAGTTGCTTTTTTATTAAGTCATTTATCTCAATATGATAACGTCACTATATATCCAAGTGTTACGGCTAAAAAACAAATTGAGCTTATTAATATGTGCACCGTTTACCTTGATATTAATTATGGTGATAAAAATAAAATGGTGCTCGATCGGATTGTACATCGCCAAGTTCCTATTTTATCTTTTAGTTCATCACAATCTAAAAAATTAGATTATGAGCACTATCAAGTATTTGAAGACGATCAAATTAATGAGATGGCTAATAGAATTCAGAAAGTAGGAAAGAGTATCACTCAACAATTCGTTCCTCAGCTTTTTAATATACATGTCAGAGGAATGGATGAATCGCTAGATCGACTTATTAATGAGAAAAAGTCCATTATTCGTTTTGGGGATGGAGAATTGAGTTTGATTAATGGAAAGGGTATTACTTATCAAGCATATAATAAGGATCTGTCGAGAAAATTAAAACAGATACTTTTTGCGGGCGGTAATAATAAATGCGATGTAACCCTTCCAGATGTATTTGAAAGTTTAGAGGATTATGGTCAATACACAAAAGATTTTTACGAAACTAATTTCTTTTTTAACAATCAGCATCTTCTAAAAGAAATAGAAAAAACAGAAAATATTTATAGTAATACTTTTATTTCAAGACCATACATTGATCGAATTGATAAATCTAAAAGTGCACACTGGTTTGATAAACTCAAACAAATTTGGAAAGATAAAGATATCTTAATCGTTGAAGGAAATTTTACACGTTCAGGATTAGGAAACGATCTATTTGCTAATACTAAATCAATTAAAAGAATTATTGCTCCATCAAAGAATGCATACCAAAAGATTAGAAAAATAGAACAAATGATTCGAGAAAATGCAGAAGAGAGATTAATTTTGTTAATGCTTGGGCCAACAGCTAAGGTAATTGTAGATGATCTCCAAGATTTAAATAATCAGTTAATAGATTTGGGACATATTGATTCAGAATATGAATGGTTCAAGATGGGTGCTACTCATAAAGTTAAACTTGAAAATAAGCATACGGCCGAATTTAATTTTGATGAAAATATTGAAGCAGTTCATGATCAAACTTATGAGAATGAAATTATTGGCAAAATTGAGTGA
- a CDS encoding Bax inhibitor-1/YccA family protein: MNNFSQEPERRTIVDVTGLNRFLSRMYGMMTIAVLVSALSAYLTMTVFRTQVMTLFASNPAMTWILLLVPLALTFGISFRATRNPVASFVMLIIMAIVYGVELSLIAGAYTGRSIASAFVASSTVFITMSVIGTTTKKNLNNLGSYASAALIGLIVAMLINMFLRNPMVSYIFSFIAVIIFTILTAWDAQRMKQIYENYSGQVSVDGLAVAGALALYLDFVNLFLQFLQIFGFSDRN, encoded by the coding sequence ATGAATAACTTTTCACAAGAACCAGAACGCCGTACAATTGTCGACGTAACTGGCTTAAATAGATTCTTAAGCAGAATGTACGGCATGATGACCATTGCTGTTTTAGTATCTGCCTTAAGTGCTTACTTAACAATGACTGTCTTTAGAACACAAGTTATGACTTTATTTGCCAGCAATCCAGCTATGACTTGGATTTTATTGTTAGTTCCACTTGCTTTAACTTTTGGAATTAGTTTTAGAGCAACAAGAAATCCGGTGGCAAGCTTTGTAATGCTAATAATCATGGCAATTGTTTATGGAGTTGAGCTTTCATTAATTGCTGGTGCTTACACTGGGCGCAGCATTGCTTCTGCATTCGTAGCTTCTTCTACTGTATTCATTACAATGTCTGTAATTGGTACCACAACTAAAAAGAACTTAAATAATTTGGGATCATATGCTTCTGCAGCTTTAATCGGATTAATTGTTGCAATGCTAATCAACATGTTCTTAAGAAATCCAATGGTTTCTTACATTTTCTCATTTATTGCAGTTATCATCTTTACTATTTTAACTGCTTGGGATGCACAAAGAATGAAGCAAATCTACGAAAACTACAGTGGTCAAGTTTCTGTTGACGGCTTGGCAGTTGCGGGTGCTTTAGCACTTTACTTAGATTTCGTTAACTTATTCTTACAATTCTTACAAATCTTTGGATTTAGCGATAGAAATTAA
- a CDS encoding energy-coupling factor transporter transmembrane component T family protein gives MNDSKILGYQPGNSFIHALNATTKMIFLILVSIACMVTYDTRFLIAICILSLILLKVAGIKWKQVSFIVKFIIVFAIINIIAVFIFQPTYGETLYHSKTVLINAGYFTLTAQELFYLFNVILKYICSIPLVLLFLLTTNPSKFAASLNKIGVSYKVAYAVSLALRYIPNIQESYWSISAAQQARGNELSKKASLGKRIHGTLNIVTPLIFSSLDRIDTISTAMQLRRFGSKKKRTWYVAENFNLADYLVTTLAFILVLVVILLFKVNSGRFYNPFV, from the coding sequence ATGAATGATAGTAAAATTTTGGGCTACCAGCCAGGTAATAGTTTTATTCATGCTCTCAATGCTACTACAAAGATGATCTTTTTAATTCTGGTTTCCATTGCTTGTATGGTTACCTATGATACTCGCTTCTTGATTGCTATCTGTATCCTATCCTTAATTTTGTTAAAAGTTGCTGGTATCAAGTGGAAGCAAGTTTCTTTTATTGTTAAATTCATTATTGTTTTTGCCATTATTAATATCATCGCTGTTTTTATTTTTCAACCAACTTATGGTGAGACGCTCTACCATTCAAAAACGGTTCTAATCAATGCAGGATACTTCACTTTAACTGCACAGGAACTATTTTATTTATTTAACGTAATTTTGAAGTATATCTGTTCTATCCCCTTAGTTCTACTCTTTTTATTAACTACTAATCCTAGTAAATTTGCAGCTAGTCTAAATAAAATTGGAGTTAGTTATAAAGTCGCCTATGCTGTTTCCTTGGCATTGCGCTATATACCTAATATTCAAGAAAGTTACTGGTCAATTTCCGCAGCTCAACAAGCAAGAGGAAATGAACTTTCTAAAAAAGCTTCTCTTGGAAAAAGAATTCATGGAACTTTAAATATTGTTACCCCACTTATTTTTTCAAGTCTTGATCGTATTGATACAATTAGTACCGCAATGCAGCTTAGACGATTCGGTTCTAAAAAGAAACGTACCTGGTATGTGGCAGAAAATTTTAACTTAGCTGATTATCTAGTTACTACTCTAGCCTTCATTCTTGTGCTAGTTGTCATTTTGCTCTTTAAAGTTAACTCAGGACGTTTCTATAATCCTTTTGTATAA
- a CDS encoding LPXTG cell wall anchor domain-containing protein, producing the protein MAISKSSSSTSTITSTTSTNNNGSKVTPNNSGTKYTISTNTLKPQNENAESVDKTVKRHYRRGKLPQTGAESSSNLLGLMIAALGGLLGFRRKKRKNKD; encoded by the coding sequence ATGGCTATATCTAAGTCATCTAGCTCAACAAGTACGATAACTTCAACAACTAGTACTAACAATAATGGTTCTAAAGTAACGCCAAACAATAGTGGTACTAAATATACAATTTCTACTAATACACTTAAGCCTCAAAATGAAAATGCTGAATCTGTAGATAAGACAGTTAAGAGACATTACCGTAGAGGTAAATTGCCTCAAACAGGAGCAGAATCAAGTTCCAACTTGTTAGGATTAATGATTGCTGCTCTAGGTGGCTTACTCGGCTTCAGACGTAAAAAACGTAAAAATAAAGATTAA
- a CDS encoding SP_1767 family glycosyltransferase produces MKIIVLNGDYGFLDKIETTIKSIIYHNQKVKIYVINPDIPHEWFINLNQYLSQIGSRIVDKKIDQAYLNDVNSSFKGIKNIAFARILIPELIKEDKVLYLDCDIIVNANLDELFNIDLENKWVWGVRDYQVPSEFNSGMLLINNKKWRESNIVSSLLEKAKDTHLRNGDQTVINEVFKNKIQELDPSYNYQIGFERAAFWLNLQKTTQFLDKVKKPKIIHFITEDKPFNMVSVGSLREKWWHYRRLEWSEIISKYSNFDKSKIKDLSFDGEAFLFTRLAETENIEQLIQKLPNIRFDIAAYTPMAFLLLKLTQYDNVRLFPTIIGKILDREINEADIYLDINYGPKADEIIERIMKRRVPIFSFDQTKSQNLDYDNYQVFSDNQIDEMAEAIKETVKTNAPKYNIRVKDMDESLNLILQDNKSVIRFGDGEFDLIRGASIPYQTYDSELAKRLKDIILRGQVNNTLVCLPDIFTKPERYQDFTQSFYKTSFFPNNESFLKEIGQTGNWYGSTFISRPYIDLFDKSKSAAYFDKLKQLWSGRNLLIVEGALTRSGVGNDLFANTKSIKRIIAPSKNAYQKISEIEQMIRENAEDRLILLMLGPTAKVIVDDLQDLENQIIDLGHIDSEYEWFKMGATHKVKLKNKHTAEFNFDENINAVHDKAYENEIIGKIE; encoded by the coding sequence TTGAAAATAATTGTATTAAATGGAGATTATGGATTTTTAGATAAAATTGAAACAACAATTAAATCAATTATTTATCATAATCAAAAAGTAAAAATCTATGTTATCAATCCTGATATTCCACACGAATGGTTCATTAATTTGAATCAATATCTCAGTCAAATAGGGTCACGAATTGTAGATAAAAAAATTGATCAGGCATATTTAAATGACGTTAATTCTTCTTTTAAAGGAATTAAAAATATTGCCTTTGCGAGAATACTAATTCCTGAATTAATTAAAGAAGATAAAGTACTATATTTAGATTGTGATATAATTGTGAATGCCAATTTAGATGAATTATTTAATATTGATTTAGAAAATAAATGGGTTTGGGGTGTGCGTGACTACCAAGTTCCTTCAGAATTTAATTCAGGAATGTTATTGATTAATAATAAAAAGTGGAGAGAAAGTAACATAGTTTCTAGCCTTTTAGAGAAAGCAAAAGATACTCATCTTCGAAATGGTGATCAAACTGTTATCAATGAAGTATTTAAAAATAAAATTCAAGAATTAGATCCATCTTATAATTACCAAATTGGTTTCGAAAGAGCAGCTTTTTGGTTAAATTTGCAAAAAACTACACAATTTCTTGATAAAGTTAAAAAACCCAAAATAATCCACTTTATTACTGAAGACAAGCCATTTAATATGGTTTCTGTTGGTAGCCTGCGAGAGAAATGGTGGCATTATAGAAGATTAGAGTGGTCAGAAATTATTTCTAAGTATAGTAATTTTGATAAGAGCAAGATTAAAGATTTGTCTTTTGATGGAGAGGCGTTTTTGTTTACTCGTTTGGCTGAAACCGAAAATATTGAGCAATTGATTCAAAAATTGCCAAATATAAGATTCGATATTGCTGCGTATACGCCTATGGCTTTTCTTTTATTGAAATTAACACAATATGATAATGTGAGACTTTTCCCAACTATTATAGGAAAAATTTTGGATAGAGAAATAAATGAAGCAGATATTTATTTAGATATCAATTATGGTCCTAAAGCTGATGAAATAATTGAAAGAATTATGAAGAGAAGGGTACCTATCTTTTCTTTTGATCAGACTAAGTCTCAAAATTTGGATTATGATAATTATCAAGTCTTTTCGGATAATCAAATTGATGAAATGGCAGAAGCGATTAAAGAGACGGTCAAAACTAATGCTCCAAAATATAATATTAGAGTAAAAGATATGGATGAATCCTTAAACTTGATTTTGCAAGATAATAAATCTGTGATTCGCTTTGGGGATGGCGAATTTGATTTAATTAGAGGAGCCTCAATTCCCTATCAAACATATGATTCAGAACTTGCCAAGCGACTAAAAGATATTATTTTGCGGGGTCAAGTTAATAATACCTTGGTTTGTTTACCGGATATCTTTACCAAACCAGAGCGTTATCAAGATTTTACTCAATCATTCTACAAAACATCCTTCTTTCCAAATAATGAAAGTTTCTTAAAAGAAATTGGACAGACTGGTAATTGGTATGGTTCAACTTTTATTTCAAGACCATACATTGATTTGTTTGATAAAAGTAAAAGTGCAGCATACTTTGATAAATTAAAACAACTTTGGAGTGGTCGTAATCTGCTAATAGTAGAGGGAGCACTAACGCGTTCGGGAGTGGGAAATGATTTATTCGCTAATACTAAATCAATTAAAAGAATTATTGCTCCATCAAAGAATGCTTACCAAAAGATTAGCGAAATAGAACAAATGATTCGAGAAAATGCAGAAGATAGATTGATTTTGTTGATGCTCGGGCCAACAGCTAAAGTAATTGTAGATGATTTGCAAGATTTAGAGAATCAAATCATTGATTTGGGACATATTGATTCAGAATATGAATGGTTCAAGATGGGAGCTACTCATAAAGTTAAGCTTAAAAATAAGCATACTGCAGAGTTTAATTTTGATGAAAATATTAATGCTGTTCATGATAAAGCTTATGAAAATGAAATTATTGGGAAGATTGAATAA
- a CDS encoding ECF-type riboflavin transporter substrate-binding protein: MNNQKGLSVKSVVAIGIGAAIYVILARFTSIPTGIPNTNIEIVYPFLALLATIYGPVVGFSVGFIGHALSDFLMYGQTWWSWVLATAVLGLIIGLYGMRLDLENGVFTTKQMIGFNLVQIIANVVSWLIIAPVGDILIYSEPQNKVFLQGATATITNSISILILGTILLKAYAATKVKKGSLRRD, from the coding sequence ATGAATAATCAAAAAGGCTTATCAGTAAAAAGTGTTGTTGCAATTGGTATTGGAGCTGCCATTTATGTTATTTTAGCTCGTTTCACATCAATTCCAACTGGTATTCCAAACACTAACATTGAAATCGTGTATCCATTTTTAGCATTGCTTGCAACCATTTATGGACCAGTTGTTGGTTTTTCAGTGGGATTCATTGGTCATGCCCTAAGTGATTTCTTAATGTATGGCCAAACTTGGTGGAGCTGGGTCCTTGCAACTGCTGTTCTAGGCTTAATTATCGGACTTTACGGCATGCGTCTTGATCTAGAGAACGGTGTTTTCACTACTAAACAAATGATTGGTTTTAATCTTGTCCAAATTATTGCTAATGTTGTTTCTTGGTTAATCATCGCTCCAGTTGGAGATATTTTGATTTACAGTGAACCTCAAAACAAAGTTTTCTTGCAAGGAGCAACTGCAACCATCACTAACTCAATCTCTATCCTTATTTTAGGAACTATCTTGCTCAAAGCTTATGCAGCGACTAAAGTTAAAAAAGGTAGTTTACGTAGAGATTAA